A window from Cryptomeria japonica chromosome 1, Sugi_1.0, whole genome shotgun sequence encodes these proteins:
- the LOC131857447 gene encoding uncharacterized protein LOC131857447, with translation MTLSAAQEERILQLNALDEIRKSTLQQTESVQNHGMRWHDLYIRDKSFKPGDWALLYDSKYKDNLGKLQTRWLGPYEIVETFSNGAVRLSTIDPNKFKFLVNDHWLCLYHKALRKDDFLRPFSTA, from the coding sequence atgacaCTTTCTGCAGCACAAGAAGAAAGGATCCTGCAGCTTAATGCTTTGGATGAAATACGAAAATCTACCCTGCAACAAACTGAATCTGTTCAGAATCATGGCATGAGATGGCATGATCTCTATATCAGGGATAAATCATTCAAGCCAGGTGATTGGGCTCTTCTCTACGATTCCAAGTACAAAGATAACTTAGGCAAATTGCAGACCAGATGGTTAGGCCCTTATGAGATagttgagacattttccaatggtGCTGTTAGATTATCTACCATAGATCCTAATAAGTTTAAATTTTTAGTCAACGATCATTGGCTATGCCTATACCATAAAGCTCTGAGAAAAGATGACTTCCTACGACCGTTTTCCACTGCCTAG